From Methylomonas sp. EFPC3, a single genomic window includes:
- a CDS encoding YhdP family protein, whose translation MVIHRHVSRATRHLLFWSLIAAALALSAVRLFLIDIADHRQRLESEIRRISGVPLHIGRLSAKMRGFSPELILRDITIDAAEAGTKPAISLQQVRLGINLLEWLFTQDAMASGWVTLVGAKLDIIRDADGALRIKGLHSSDEQPLWLLEGGQYEILQSQVTWLDLKRQRPPVTIADFDLRIENRSEDHEIHLISRLPDSLGDNLRISALLHGNIFQANALNGRLYIEGDNLQGPAWLIEDLPAGLHLYSGSGDIRLWSDWRDSTPYRIAGYVQGQQIKLGKQTGKALQLDTFEGNLAWSETDGRQRWGVYDMNAVSNRQRWHGGEFYLQRDAQGNVGGRIEALNLQALDHLTAPFLGDAAGFERWLKLNPRGELHNTALYIDSAQQHYALSGEFAELGIDAVDGMPQVQGLRGSITAGDQGGRLVFDTERADFDAPAMFRDQLEIARLTGRLDWVQTDNDWQFSSDGLQLDSADFQTTTRLQLSIPHDGGSPVIDMRTRFGNFADISQVPRYLPAKIMGKDALAWLDDAFVGGHIDKGEMRLQGKLADFPFTSGAGRFEVVFAIDDGEIQFNALWPHLRAVHADVQFLGADLQVAIDGGHSEEVGIDQAVVTIPDLADSDYVYVWGQVHSKLPQSLQYLQKTPLHVKTDPLAKVLAPEGDTQVDLDLKIAYYDTLPTTVKVDAHLDKARLLLKPVDLMVDNIGGVLHFTEDRVSSSPLEARTLGYPIRGQLQSDHTATQLLISGVTDVERLQKQFSFLKTQAAKGGFNYQAALTLPYAADQADVLQITSNLQGVSLDAPERLGKTAGEERPLNLRFILDDGEFVPLHIGYGRELRAALQIDGQSNGLRSAHIVYGEGAAEIFDRPGLKLEIRQPQFKLSEALAAFGSGDNQARLPALQELVLDSGDLVWQGLRLGAVACRMQHSDQAWQGSIDSTMARGHFTIPDQRGGAERIHLQMEHLNLTAMEGLNFGGAEEAAVGDLPLIDIDSKQLLWRNVDLGNLKLRTERLINGIHFKHVQLASVAGTIDFSADWLKLGSVSSTQLTGKLNMKGFGMFLSQLGFTDDFRGTDAEIGFNGSWRGGPQQFSLAGVNGQLRLKLSDGRISSIEPGFGRLLGLIAMEQWAKRLSLDFSDVFRQGLAFDTITGTVKISNGLAYSDDLVIDAVSAKLSVAGNADLVQKIVDQRVAVVPKSSGAVPIAGTIVGGIAAMITQAVTDDYKEGYFFGSQYKLSGPWGNVEVTPLHDQDGLVKKAWRSLTGFEWLDSLGK comes from the coding sequence TTGGTTATCCACCGCCATGTCAGCCGGGCCACCCGGCACCTGCTGTTCTGGTCGCTGATCGCGGCGGCGCTGGCATTGAGCGCGGTCAGGCTGTTTCTGATCGATATCGCCGACCACCGCCAACGGCTGGAAAGCGAAATTCGCCGCATCAGCGGGGTGCCGCTGCACATAGGCCGGCTCAGCGCCAAGATGCGCGGCTTCAGCCCGGAATTGATTCTGCGCGACATTACCATAGACGCCGCGGAAGCCGGCACCAAACCGGCGATCAGTTTGCAACAGGTGCGGCTCGGCATCAATTTGCTGGAATGGTTGTTCACCCAGGATGCCATGGCCTCCGGCTGGGTCACGCTGGTCGGCGCCAAACTGGACATTATCCGCGATGCCGACGGCGCCCTGCGCATCAAGGGCTTGCATAGCAGCGACGAACAGCCGCTGTGGCTGCTGGAAGGCGGCCAATACGAAATCCTGCAAAGCCAGGTCACCTGGCTGGACTTGAAACGGCAGCGGCCGCCGGTGACGATCGCCGACTTCGACTTGCGCATCGAAAACCGCAGCGAGGACCACGAAATCCACTTAATCAGCCGGCTGCCGGATTCCTTAGGCGACAACTTGCGGATTTCCGCACTACTGCACGGCAATATTTTCCAGGCCAACGCCCTCAACGGTCGGCTTTATATCGAAGGCGACAATCTGCAAGGTCCGGCCTGGTTGATCGAAGATTTACCGGCCGGCCTGCACTTGTATTCGGGTTCGGGCGATATTCGGCTCTGGAGCGATTGGCGCGACTCGACGCCCTACCGGATTGCCGGTTACGTGCAGGGCCAGCAAATCAAGCTCGGCAAACAGACCGGCAAAGCCCTGCAACTGGACACCTTCGAGGGCAATCTGGCCTGGAGCGAAACCGACGGCCGCCAGCGCTGGGGCGTTTACGACATGAACGCGGTCAGCAACCGCCAACGCTGGCACGGCGGCGAGTTTTACCTGCAGCGCGACGCCCAAGGCAATGTCGGCGGCCGCATCGAAGCCCTGAATCTGCAAGCATTGGACCATTTGACGGCGCCGTTTCTGGGCGACGCCGCCGGCTTCGAACGCTGGTTGAAGCTGAATCCGCGCGGCGAATTGCATAACACGGCGCTGTATATCGATAGCGCACAGCAACATTACGCCTTGAGCGGCGAATTTGCCGAGCTCGGCATCGACGCCGTCGACGGCATGCCGCAAGTGCAGGGCTTACGCGGCAGCATCACGGCCGGCGACCAGGGCGGCCGGCTGGTTTTCGACACGGAACGCGCCGATTTCGACGCGCCGGCCATGTTTCGGGACCAACTGGAAATCGCCCGCCTGACCGGCCGGCTGGACTGGGTGCAAACCGATAACGATTGGCAATTTTCCAGCGACGGCCTGCAGTTGGATAGCGCCGACTTCCAAACCACCACCCGCCTGCAATTGAGCATCCCGCACGACGGCGGCAGTCCGGTAATCGACATGCGCACCCGCTTCGGCAATTTCGCGGACATCAGCCAGGTGCCGCGCTACCTGCCGGCCAAAATCATGGGTAAGGATGCATTAGCCTGGCTGGACGACGCCTTTGTCGGCGGCCATATCGATAAGGGCGAAATGCGCTTGCAGGGCAAGCTGGCGGACTTTCCGTTCACCTCCGGCGCCGGCCGTTTCGAAGTGGTGTTTGCGATAGACGACGGCGAAATCCAGTTCAATGCCTTATGGCCGCATTTGCGCGCGGTGCATGCCGACGTGCAGTTTCTTGGCGCCGACTTGCAAGTTGCGATCGACGGCGGCCATAGCGAAGAAGTGGGTATCGATCAGGCCGTCGTGACGATTCCGGACCTGGCCGACAGCGATTACGTCTACGTCTGGGGCCAAGTACACAGCAAGCTGCCGCAAAGTCTGCAATATCTGCAAAAGACCCCGCTGCACGTCAAAACCGATCCGCTAGCCAAAGTACTGGCGCCGGAAGGCGACACCCAAGTCGACTTGGACCTGAAAATCGCCTATTACGACACCCTGCCCACCACGGTGAAAGTCGATGCCCATCTGGATAAGGCGCGCCTGCTGCTGAAGCCGGTCGATCTAATGGTCGACAACATCGGCGGCGTGCTGCACTTCACCGAAGACCGCGTCAGTAGTAGCCCGCTGGAAGCCAGAACCCTGGGCTATCCGATCCGCGGCCAGTTGCAAAGCGACCACACCGCAACGCAATTGCTGATCAGCGGCGTCACCGACGTCGAGCGCTTACAAAAGCAGTTCTCTTTCTTGAAAACCCAGGCGGCCAAGGGCGGCTTCAATTACCAGGCCGCACTGACCCTGCCTTACGCCGCCGACCAGGCCGACGTCTTGCAAATCACCAGCAATCTGCAGGGCGTCAGCCTGGATGCGCCGGAGCGGCTCGGCAAAACCGCCGGCGAGGAACGCCCGTTGAACTTGCGTTTCATACTGGACGACGGCGAATTCGTGCCGTTGCATATCGGTTACGGCCGGGAGCTGCGGGCGGCGTTGCAAATCGACGGCCAAAGTAACGGCTTGCGTTCGGCGCATATCGTTTACGGCGAGGGCGCCGCCGAAATTTTCGACCGTCCCGGCCTGAAATTGGAAATCCGCCAGCCCCAATTCAAATTATCCGAAGCGCTGGCCGCATTCGGTTCCGGCGACAACCAAGCGCGTCTGCCGGCACTGCAGGAGTTGGTGCTGGACAGCGGCGATCTGGTTTGGCAAGGACTCCGCTTAGGTGCCGTCGCCTGCCGGATGCAGCATAGCGACCAAGCGTGGCAAGGCTCGATAGACAGCACGATGGCGCGCGGCCACTTTACGATTCCGGACCAACGCGGAGGCGCCGAGCGCATCCACCTGCAAATGGAGCATCTGAATCTGACCGCCATGGAAGGACTCAATTTCGGCGGCGCCGAGGAGGCGGCCGTCGGCGATTTGCCGCTGATCGATATCGATAGCAAGCAATTGCTGTGGCGGAATGTGGACCTGGGCAATCTGAAACTGCGCACCGAACGGTTGATCAACGGCATTCATTTCAAGCACGTGCAACTGGCCAGCGTGGCCGGCACCATCGACTTCAGCGCCGACTGGTTGAAATTGGGCAGCGTCAGTTCCACCCAACTGACCGGAAAATTGAACATGAAAGGCTTCGGTATGTTCCTGTCGCAACTGGGCTTTACCGACGACTTTCGCGGCACCGACGCCGAAATCGGCTTTAACGGCAGTTGGCGCGGCGGCCCGCAGCAGTTTTCGCTGGCCGGCGTCAACGGCCAACTCCGGCTCAAACTCAGCGACGGCCGCATTTCCAGCATCGAACCCGGCTTCGGCCGCTTGCTGGGGCTGATCGCGATGGAACAATGGGCCAAACGCCTGAGCCTGGATTTCAGCGACGTTTTCCGCCAGGGGCTGGCCTTCGATACGATTACCGGTACCGTCAAGATCAGTAACGGCCTGGCCTATTCCGACGATTTGGTCATCGACGCGGTGTCGGCCAAACTCAGTGTCGCCGGCAACGCCGACTTGGTACAGAAGATCGTGGACCAACGGGTAGCCGTGGTACCTAAGAGTTCCGGCGCCGTTCCCATTGCTGGTACAATCGTCGGCGGCATCGCCGCGATGATTACCCAAGCGGTGACCGACGATTACAAAGAGGGATATTTTTTCGGCTCGCAATACAAACTGAGCGGGCCATGGGGCAATGTCGAAGTGACGCCGCTGCACGACCAGGACGGTTTGGTGAAGAAAGCCTGGCGCAGCCTGACCGGCTTCGAATGGCTGGATTCGCTCGGCAAATGA
- a CDS encoding carbon-nitrogen hydrolase family protein produces MTLCAAIQMASGPQVSANLLEAEKQIAEAVKAGAKLVALPENFAIMGMNEYDKVKVGEPDGQGPIQEFLAATAKKYGTWIIGGTMPMQASVPNKVRAACLIYNDQGQRVARYDKVHLFDVSVPDTAEEYRESDSVEAGEDSCVIDTPFGRLGVAVCYDLRFPEFFRPMTRKGLDILVIPSAFTAKTGAAHWEVLLRARAIENLCYVLAPNQGGFHMNGRQTFGHSMVIDPWGVVLDCYKTGPGFVCGEVDKNRLEKMRVSFPVLEHRRYFCE; encoded by the coding sequence ATGACACTATGTGCCGCCATCCAAATGGCTTCCGGGCCGCAAGTCAGCGCCAATTTGCTCGAAGCCGAAAAACAAATTGCCGAAGCCGTCAAAGCCGGCGCCAAGCTGGTGGCTTTGCCGGAAAACTTTGCCATCATGGGCATGAACGAGTACGACAAAGTCAAGGTCGGCGAGCCGGACGGACAGGGCCCGATTCAGGAGTTCCTGGCTGCGACGGCGAAAAAATACGGCACTTGGATCATTGGCGGCACCATGCCGATGCAAGCCTCGGTCCCGAATAAAGTGCGCGCTGCCTGCCTGATCTACAACGACCAGGGCCAACGCGTGGCGCGTTACGACAAGGTGCACTTGTTCGACGTCAGCGTCCCCGATACCGCCGAGGAATACCGGGAATCGGATTCGGTGGAAGCCGGCGAAGATTCCTGTGTGATCGATACCCCGTTCGGCCGCCTCGGTGTCGCGGTCTGCTACGACCTGCGTTTCCCGGAGTTTTTCCGGCCCATGACCCGCAAAGGCCTGGACATCCTGGTGATTCCGTCAGCTTTCACCGCCAAAACCGGCGCTGCGCACTGGGAAGTACTACTGCGAGCGCGGGCGATCGAAAACCTGTGCTACGTGCTGGCGCCCAACCAAGGCGGCTTTCATATGAACGGCCGCCAAACTTTCGGCCACAGCATGGTCATCGACCCCTGGGGCGTGGTGCTGGATTGCTACAAGACCGGCCCCGGCTTCGTCTGCGGCGAAGTCGACAAGAACCGACTGGAAAAGATGCGGGTGTCGTTCCCGGTGTTGGAACACAGACGCTATTTTTGCGAGTGA
- a CDS encoding outer membrane protein assembly factor BamC: protein MLKRVRYALPCLLLAACGETPEKYRDTHHLELPPVLPIEHTNPQPALDSDDLKPKSALAGLMTFTDGDKPLLTLKTREERAWEMIATALKITDIEILDKNQQDGRFQVRYDPDTAGKDLSLIRTLLNNHYAEAEYLITLQEQTGGIRVNAALAKPEDMETDEDGSAELLRLLHKTIDEKILNRNPQAKPEN, encoded by the coding sequence ATGTTGAAACGAGTCCGCTACGCGCTTCCCTGCCTGCTGTTGGCCGCCTGCGGCGAAACGCCGGAGAAGTACCGCGATACCCACCATCTGGAATTACCGCCGGTGCTGCCGATCGAGCACACTAACCCGCAACCGGCCCTCGACTCCGACGATCTGAAGCCGAAATCGGCTCTGGCCGGGCTGATGACCTTCACCGACGGCGACAAACCGCTGCTCACCTTGAAGACCCGCGAAGAACGGGCCTGGGAAATGATCGCAACGGCATTAAAAATCACCGACATCGAGATCCTCGACAAAAATCAGCAGGACGGCAGGTTCCAGGTACGTTACGACCCGGACACGGCCGGCAAGGATCTGAGCCTGATCAGAACCTTGCTGAACAACCATTACGCCGAAGCCGAATATTTGATCACGTTGCAGGAACAAACCGGCGGCATCCGCGTTAACGCGGCCCTGGCCAAACCGGAAGATATGGAGACCGACGAGGACGGCTCGGCGGAGCTGTTGCGCCTGCTGCACAAAACCATAGACGAGAAAATTCTGAACCGGAATCCGCAAGCCAAACCGGAAAATTAA
- the moaC gene encoding cyclic pyranopterin monophosphate synthase MoaC: protein MSNSPLTHFNAAGDVHMVDVGAKAVTQRSAVCEGYIEMRPETLALIVNGAHKKGDVLGVARIAGIMASKKTAELIPLCHPLPLTHVEIDLQPQTALNRVYCRTLVKTSGQTGVEMEALTATQIALLTIYDMCKAVDRGMTIQGVRLLEKSGGKSGDWRADAVAAP from the coding sequence ATGTCCAATTCGCCGCTTACCCACTTCAACGCTGCCGGGGATGTCCACATGGTCGATGTCGGCGCCAAAGCCGTTACCCAACGCAGCGCGGTTTGCGAGGGCTATATCGAGATGCGGCCGGAAACGCTGGCATTGATTGTAAACGGCGCACATAAGAAAGGCGATGTGCTTGGCGTGGCCCGGATCGCCGGGATCATGGCCAGCAAGAAGACCGCCGAGCTGATTCCGTTGTGCCATCCGTTGCCACTGACCCATGTCGAAATCGACCTGCAGCCCCAGACCGCTCTGAATCGGGTTTACTGTCGAACCTTGGTCAAAACCAGCGGCCAGACCGGCGTCGAAATGGAAGCGCTGACCGCCACCCAAATTGCGCTATTGACCATCTACGACATGTGCAAGGCGGTCGACCGCGGCATGACTATCCAAGGCGTGCGCCTGTTGGAAAAGAGCGGCGGCAAATCCGGCGACTGGCGGGCGGATGCCGTCGCCGCGCCTTAA
- a CDS encoding MoaD/ThiS family protein, whose translation MSIKVLYFASLKEYVGRDGDEFVVSTPVSVGELWQLANPDLARPSALLAAINMNYANLDSLVADGDEVAFFPPVTGG comes from the coding sequence ATGTCGATCAAAGTGCTGTACTTCGCAAGTTTGAAAGAATACGTCGGTCGTGACGGCGACGAATTCGTCGTTTCCACCCCGGTTTCGGTGGGCGAACTATGGCAGTTGGCCAATCCCGATCTGGCTCGGCCCAGCGCATTGCTGGCGGCGATCAATATGAATTACGCCAACCTGGACAGTCTGGTCGCGGACGGCGACGAGGTGGCGTTTTTTCCGCCGGTGACGGGAGGTTGA
- a CDS encoding molybdenum cofactor biosynthesis protein MoaE, protein MAVKLSDTVFDPWQEIANHQQAAGMAGKYGATAVFVGTMRDFNQGDAVSGMYLEHYPGMTEKQLLHIVEQATSQWRVLDTLVVHRVGRVEPNDSLVLVAVWSEHRGDAFDASRFIMENLKSRAPFWKREMLTNGEQRWVDKNSSGYKHQS, encoded by the coding sequence ATGGCGGTGAAATTATCGGATACGGTTTTCGATCCCTGGCAAGAAATCGCTAACCACCAACAAGCGGCCGGCATGGCCGGAAAATACGGCGCGACGGCCGTGTTCGTCGGCACCATGCGCGATTTCAACCAAGGCGATGCCGTATCCGGCATGTACCTGGAACATTACCCCGGCATGACCGAGAAGCAACTGCTGCATATAGTCGAACAGGCAACAAGCCAATGGCGGGTTTTGGATACGCTGGTCGTGCATCGCGTCGGCCGGGTCGAACCCAACGACTCGCTGGTATTGGTCGCGGTATGGTCCGAACATCGCGGCGACGCCTTCGACGCCAGCCGTTTCATCATGGAGAATCTGAAAAGCCGGGCGCCGTTCTGGAAACGGGAAATGCTGACCAACGGCGAGCAACGCTGGGTGGATAAAAACAGCTCCGGCTACAAACACCAATCTTGA
- a CDS encoding ABC transporter ATP-binding protein/permease yields MQFVRLAGPFWCSENKASIRGLSAALIALTVAQIAISVIITEWSADLFDALEQRSMSRFFTQIGLIVLIFLANIAITATHLVIKRRLQLGWRGWLTYKLIGQWMRDGRHYLVTHIPGQHDNPDGRIAEDVRISTEYAIDLLHTIFYCVLLLVSFTEILWTLSGSVAIDLGIAEIPIQGHLVWLALIYAASASVLGWWIGRPLTTATDNRQTVEANFRFALVKARENAQAIALIHGERHENPHFHRLFGNIVDAWNQQTLAWQRITMFSSGYSILSMAFPILVSAPRFILGTISLGALMQSAQAFQQMVAALSWPVDNMGKVAEWRASVERVLGLSKALEQLEREIAKPDPHRIRRVKQDNSMLAFRNLCISRLDNIVCISMLNEEIRAGERVLIAGNAFSGNKLFKAIAGLWPWGEGTIELPDDEQMFFMPPKPYLPTGNLRASICYPADAGSFDQQLLIDTLQLVGVGELVEQLEQHADWDKTLEREQKQRLGLVRLLLHKPKWILMQEAFDSLDPDGEVEMVNLIHKKLPQAAMLTITKQPTIQNLHKRRITLS; encoded by the coding sequence ATGCAGTTCGTCCGATTGGCGGGGCCTTTCTGGTGTTCCGAAAACAAGGCCAGTATTCGCGGACTGTCGGCGGCGTTGATTGCGCTGACTGTCGCCCAAATCGCGATTTCAGTGATTATCACCGAATGGAGCGCCGATTTGTTCGATGCTCTGGAACAACGGTCGATGTCGCGGTTCTTTACCCAAATCGGTCTGATTGTGCTGATCTTTTTGGCGAACATTGCGATCACCGCGACGCACTTGGTCATTAAACGGCGGTTGCAATTGGGTTGGCGCGGCTGGTTGACCTATAAATTGATCGGCCAATGGATGCGAGACGGTCGCCACTATCTGGTGACCCACATTCCCGGCCAGCACGACAATCCGGACGGGCGTATCGCCGAAGATGTCCGGATTTCGACCGAATATGCGATTGATCTGCTGCACACAATTTTTTACTGTGTGTTGTTACTGGTTAGTTTTACCGAGATTTTATGGACCTTGTCCGGCAGCGTTGCCATCGATCTCGGCATCGCCGAAATTCCGATTCAAGGTCATTTGGTCTGGTTGGCGCTGATCTACGCCGCCAGTGCCTCGGTTCTGGGCTGGTGGATAGGTCGACCGCTGACTACGGCGACCGATAATCGGCAAACCGTTGAAGCCAATTTCCGTTTTGCACTGGTCAAGGCCCGCGAAAACGCGCAAGCGATTGCCCTGATCCATGGGGAGCGCCACGAGAATCCGCATTTCCATCGCTTGTTCGGCAACATCGTCGACGCCTGGAATCAGCAAACCTTGGCCTGGCAACGGATCACCATGTTCAGTTCCGGCTATTCCATCCTGTCCATGGCCTTCCCCATCCTGGTGTCCGCGCCGCGCTTTATTCTGGGAACCATCAGTTTGGGCGCATTGATGCAATCGGCGCAGGCCTTCCAGCAGATGGTCGCCGCGTTGTCCTGGCCGGTCGATAACATGGGCAAGGTCGCGGAATGGCGGGCCTCGGTAGAACGCGTGCTTGGGCTGAGTAAGGCACTGGAACAATTGGAACGCGAAATCGCCAAACCCGATCCGCACCGCATTCGCAGAGTCAAGCAAGATAACTCGATGTTGGCATTCCGCAATTTGTGCATTAGTCGGCTGGACAACATCGTCTGTATTTCGATGCTAAACGAGGAAATCCGCGCCGGCGAAAGGGTGTTGATTGCCGGTAACGCGTTCTCCGGCAACAAATTGTTTAAGGCGATTGCAGGATTGTGGCCGTGGGGCGAAGGCACCATCGAACTGCCGGACGACGAACAGATGTTTTTCATGCCGCCCAAACCGTATTTGCCGACCGGCAACCTGCGCGCTTCAATTTGTTATCCGGCCGATGCCGGTAGCTTCGACCAGCAACTATTGATCGACACCCTGCAGTTGGTTGGTGTCGGCGAGTTGGTGGAGCAGCTGGAACAGCACGCCGATTGGGATAAAACTCTGGAGCGCGAGCAAAAGCAACGTTTGGGTTTGGTGCGCTTGCTGTTGCATAAACCGAAGTGGATTTTGATGCAGGAAGCCTTTGATTCGCTCGATCCGGACGGCGAAGTGGAGATGGTCAATCTGATCCACAAAAAGTTGCCGCAAGCGGCGATGCTGACCATAACCAAACAACCGACGATACAGAACTTGCACAAACGCCGGATTACCTTGAGTTGA
- the rho gene encoding transcription termination factor Rho, translating into MNLTELKLKQPTEIIAIAESLGLENIDRARKQELIFSILKKQAKSGEDIYGDGVLEILTDGFGFLRTPGCSYLAGPDDIYVSPSQIRRFGLRTGDTVSGKIRPPKEGERYFAMLKVESINFESPEQAKNKISFSNLTPLFANKRFRLEQGNGTSEDLTARIIDLIAPIGKGQRGLIVSPPKAGKTMIMQSIAHAIAENNPECYLIVLLIDERPEEVTEMERCVRGEVVSSTFDEPATRHVQVADMVIEKARRMVEHKHDVVILLDSITRLARAYNMVVPSSGKLLSGGVDANALEKPKRFFGAARNIEEGGSLTIIATALVETGSRMDEVIFEEFKGTGNMELHLERKIAEKRVYPAININRSGTRREEYLVDPDELQKTWILRKILQPMDELAASEFLLGKLKDFKTNAAFFDSMKR; encoded by the coding sequence ATGAACCTTACCGAGTTAAAACTTAAACAACCGACAGAAATCATCGCTATCGCAGAATCCCTGGGGTTGGAAAACATCGACAGAGCCCGAAAGCAGGAACTGATTTTCTCGATCTTGAAGAAGCAGGCGAAGAGCGGGGAGGATATATACGGTGACGGGGTACTGGAAATCTTGACCGACGGCTTCGGTTTTCTGCGCACGCCGGGTTGTTCTTATCTGGCAGGGCCGGATGACATTTACGTATCGCCCAGCCAGATCCGCCGTTTCGGCTTGCGCACCGGCGATACCGTCAGCGGCAAGATTCGGCCGCCGAAAGAGGGTGAGCGTTACTTTGCGATGCTGAAGGTAGAGAGCATCAACTTCGAGTCTCCCGAGCAAGCCAAGAACAAAATTTCCTTTTCCAACCTGACACCCCTCTTCGCCAACAAACGTTTCCGCCTCGAGCAGGGCAACGGGACCAGCGAGGATTTGACCGCCCGCATCATCGATTTGATCGCGCCGATCGGCAAGGGTCAGCGCGGTTTGATCGTATCGCCGCCGAAAGCCGGTAAAACGATGATCATGCAAAGCATCGCCCATGCGATTGCCGAGAATAATCCGGAGTGTTATCTGATCGTATTGCTGATCGACGAGCGTCCGGAAGAGGTGACCGAGATGGAGCGTTGCGTGCGCGGCGAAGTGGTCTCCAGCACCTTCGACGAACCGGCTACCCGCCACGTGCAGGTCGCCGACATGGTGATCGAAAAAGCCCGGCGCATGGTTGAGCACAAGCACGACGTGGTTATTCTGTTAGACTCGATCACGCGTTTGGCTCGTGCTTACAACATGGTGGTGCCGTCTTCCGGCAAACTGCTGTCCGGCGGTGTCGATGCCAATGCCCTGGAAAAACCGAAGCGATTCTTCGGTGCTGCGCGTAATATCGAGGAAGGCGGCAGCCTGACCATCATTGCCACTGCGCTGGTCGAAACCGGTTCGCGGATGGACGAGGTGATTTTCGAGGAGTTCAAAGGTACCGGCAACATGGAGCTGCATCTGGAGCGGAAAATCGCCGAGAAGCGGGTCTATCCGGCGATCAATATCAACCGTTCCGGCACCCGCCGCGAGGAATACCTGGTCGATCCGGACGAACTGCAAAAAACCTGGATTCTGCGCAAGATTCTGCAGCCGATGGACGAATTGGCGGCATCCGAATTCTTGTTGGGCAAACTCAAAGATTTCAAAACTAACGCCGCGTTTTTCGATTCGATGAAGCGTTAA
- the trxA gene encoding thioredoxin TrxA: MSDLVLHVSDADFNETVLKAGSPVLVDYWAEWCGPCKMIAPVLDEIAAEYQGKLTVAKLNIDENPKTPQHYGVRGIPTLMIFKGGEVEATKVGALTKSQLAAFIDSNL, translated from the coding sequence GTGAGCGACCTAGTGCTTCATGTATCAGACGCTGATTTCAACGAAACTGTGTTAAAAGCCGGCTCGCCGGTATTGGTCGACTACTGGGCCGAATGGTGTGGCCCTTGCAAAATGATTGCTCCGGTGCTGGATGAAATTGCAGCCGAGTACCAAGGCAAACTGACCGTCGCCAAACTCAACATCGACGAAAACCCGAAAACCCCGCAACATTACGGTGTGCGCGGAATTCCCACTTTGATGATTTTCAAGGGCGGCGAAGTCGAGGCTACCAAAGTCGGCGCCTTGACCAAGTCGCAGTTGGCCGCGTTTATCGACAGCAACCTGTAA